The following proteins are encoded in a genomic region of Prosthecobacter sp. SYSU 5D2:
- a CDS encoding DUF456 domain-containing protein gives MIETLTSWWEMISQSFEAIPFGGMGVWVLTGCLLLVGLIGSVLPLLPGPLILFVAGVLHTWLQPEAGMSLTGMILLFVLLVIAYVLDFAAGAMGARWFGASRWGILGVFVGGIVGLFFAPLGFILGPLAGGLLFELFFAKMRMGPAVKSTWGTLLGTGVGLVARLVISLGMVATVLVDILWW, from the coding sequence ATGATTGAAACTCTCACCTCCTGGTGGGAAATGATTTCCCAGTCCTTTGAGGCCATCCCCTTTGGCGGGATGGGCGTCTGGGTGCTCACTGGCTGCCTGCTTCTGGTGGGTCTCATCGGCTCCGTACTGCCCTTGCTGCCGGGGCCGCTGATTCTGTTTGTGGCCGGCGTCCTGCACACCTGGCTCCAGCCGGAGGCCGGCATGAGCTTGACGGGGATGATCCTGCTTTTTGTGCTGCTGGTCATCGCCTACGTGCTGGATTTCGCGGCCGGGGCTATGGGTGCGCGCTGGTTTGGTGCCAGCCGCTGGGGCATCCTAGGCGTCTTTGTCGGCGGCATCGTCGGGCTGTTTTTTGCCCCGCTGGGGTTCATCCTTGGGCCGCTGGCTGGCGGGCTGCTATTTGAACTGTTCTTTGCCAAAATGCGCATGGGCCCGGCCGTGAAGTCCACCTGGGGCACCCTGCTGGGCACCGGCGTGGGCCTGGTGGCGCGGCTGGTCATCAGCCTGGGCATGGTGGCCACCGTGCTGGTGGACATCCTGTGGTGGTGA
- a CDS encoding sigma-70 family RNA polymerase sigma factor — protein MKLSSVLATPRSFRTTRWSLVRLAIAEEPVEAMQAMEALCEAYWYPLYAFIRRSGYKPEDAEDLTQGFFARMLDRDILMSADPSRGKLRSFLLTCLRRYMASEHERARALKRGGGLVTSLDAEWAEDRYRHEPRDNMSPDRLFQRRWALTVLEHALRLLEEEYASRGKENQFGTLRPFLGMSGEPGPTYEQAAASLGLTVNNVKTQIFRLRQRWRELLFEQVSLTLDEPSSDEIKAELAELMQCV, from the coding sequence ATGAAGCTGTCCTCCGTCCTGGCTACGCCCCGTTCGTTTCGCACCACGCGCTGGAGCCTGGTGCGGCTGGCGATTGCGGAGGAGCCGGTGGAAGCCATGCAGGCCATGGAGGCGCTGTGCGAGGCCTACTGGTATCCGCTTTACGCCTTCATCCGCCGCAGCGGCTACAAGCCGGAGGATGCAGAGGATCTGACCCAGGGATTCTTTGCCCGGATGCTTGACCGGGACATCCTCATGTCGGCCGATCCCAGCCGTGGAAAGCTGCGCTCCTTTCTGCTGACATGCCTGCGCCGTTACATGGCCAGTGAGCATGAGCGGGCCAGGGCCCTAAAGCGCGGCGGCGGCCTGGTCACCAGCCTGGATGCCGAATGGGCTGAAGACCGCTACCGGCACGAACCCCGGGACAATATGAGCCCGGACCGGCTCTTCCAGCGGCGCTGGGCGCTGACCGTGCTGGAGCATGCCCTGCGCCTGCTTGAGGAGGAGTATGCCAGCCGGGGAAAGGAAAACCAGTTCGGGACACTGCGTCCATTTTTAGGCATGAGCGGGGAACCCGGCCCCACCTATGAGCAGGCGGCCGCCAGCCTGGGCCTGACCGTGAACAACGTGAAGACCCAGATCTTCCGGCTGCGCCAGCGGTGGCGGGAACTGCTCTTCGAACAGGTGAGCCTGACCCTGGACGAACCTAGCTCAGACGAGATCAAGGCGGAGCTGGCGGAACTGATGCAGTGTGTATGA
- a CDS encoding family 16 glycoside hydrolase: MSTPNDPLLEGLKPADLLKRGLDTVKPPSGTPLDWQPPEPEVLAQLLPQYQIESLLGRGGMGAVYRGKQVALDRAVAIKLLPAELTADAEFVGRFQREARTLARMQHPGIVSVYDFGQTSQGHLYFIMEYVDGTDLHRVIHGPGLKPAQVLEIVAQVCEALQYAHSQGVMHRDIKPANVLLTQDGRAKLADFGLARPTQEDSGGFTRSNVVMGTPDYIAPEQLYGQSDHRADLFSLGVMLYEMLTGQTPRGAWSLPSQRVRVDVRLDQVVLRALQQDVSLRYQQASEMKTDVDQIRFTPPASPKAAPGKAVPAAAPAKPAAKQAAAPPASPARKHRKKSNGRLVFLGVTLPLVLLAGGYGWLSRKHEAQARRAEEPARPAPAPAADPQRALAPSLPVPPTQTATMTTAPAPPPTTTATPPQQTAALELAVPVPDWLKQARQKGGRLKLFGTWKGQAISLGKAVEFDDFVKVVTSEHGWAAVRKNGETYAATWPNGHLPPFQTQDVSGGHLISLLLKDSDGLGYKILWHGESLRRDEVVHPQAYTCLHPYQLVLALSQDGRILKTSEWGGSGKKIPPSDFFRGFTAVASTQDHCLVAKPGQPLEGWNITDGSRTRFPARLTDVVAMDATSQSVITLTRSGSPSVFSLSDRAPSATETSVPPDLGPMIAVKAGRTMYAAQRPDGTWCAWGHAEDLISQTERNGLMLDVDYDYQPGISRVMMWIEATSGSVPSADPAPKVAATPAPMTTTPPAAIPIKSGDKPAEDAAGRLAELAIQFQAAYDRDIGSSLNINVADLDRKYLAAVQRALESASAAGGLDEAVQLREEEKRVQNKAALPSYDFDTLPASLKNLRKTYREALARLILASKMDAQPLYERYDAVLAAYQTELTQQRLLDDAMKVRTVREKLSLQRTQNPEKQAATAPPNPKGTQLFDGKTLTGWRIEGEKKAFSVVGGLLKANGQKASLICTEGPWKNFELNLKVMTELQGNSGVWIHTPKNPRDISKPGLEVQICNNGVDSQKTGSIYSVQPQTRLLARDGQWFDLKIVVQEKTIRVFINGRQVNEWTQPAGWRPPPSVPTAELGSGTIGLQSNGGLTWFKDLFIRPL; this comes from the coding sequence ATGAGCACGCCCAACGATCCTCTTTTGGAGGGCCTGAAACCTGCCGATCTGCTGAAGCGCGGGCTGGACACGGTGAAGCCTCCTTCGGGCACTCCCCTGGACTGGCAGCCGCCTGAGCCGGAAGTGCTGGCGCAACTGCTGCCGCAGTATCAGATCGAGTCGCTGCTGGGCCGGGGCGGCATGGGCGCAGTGTATCGCGGGAAACAGGTGGCACTGGACCGGGCGGTGGCCATCAAGCTGCTGCCTGCCGAACTCACTGCCGATGCGGAGTTTGTGGGCCGGTTCCAACGGGAGGCGCGCACGCTCGCCCGCATGCAGCATCCGGGAATCGTCTCCGTCTATGACTTCGGGCAGACATCGCAGGGCCATTTGTATTTCATCATGGAGTATGTGGACGGGACCGACCTGCACCGCGTCATCCACGGTCCCGGTTTGAAGCCAGCCCAGGTGCTGGAGATCGTGGCCCAGGTGTGTGAAGCCCTGCAATACGCGCACAGCCAGGGAGTGATGCACCGGGACATCAAGCCAGCCAACGTCCTCCTGACCCAGGACGGCCGGGCCAAGCTGGCCGACTTCGGGCTGGCACGTCCCACTCAGGAGGACAGCGGCGGTTTCACCCGCAGCAACGTCGTCATGGGCACGCCGGACTACATCGCCCCGGAGCAACTTTACGGTCAGTCGGACCACCGGGCGGACCTTTTTTCCCTGGGCGTCATGCTGTATGAAATGCTCACCGGCCAGACCCCGCGCGGAGCCTGGTCCCTGCCCAGCCAGAGGGTGCGGGTGGATGTGCGGCTGGACCAGGTGGTGCTGCGCGCGCTCCAGCAGGATGTCTCCCTGCGCTATCAGCAGGCCAGTGAAATGAAGACGGACGTGGACCAGATCCGCTTCACCCCGCCCGCTTCCCCGAAGGCCGCGCCTGGAAAGGCAGTTCCTGCAGCCGCCCCGGCCAAACCGGCGGCCAAACAGGCTGCAGCCCCTCCGGCATCCCCCGCGCGCAAACACCGGAAAAAGAGCAATGGACGGTTGGTCTTCCTGGGTGTCACACTGCCACTCGTTCTCCTGGCTGGCGGCTATGGATGGCTCTCCCGCAAGCATGAGGCTCAAGCAAGACGGGCGGAGGAACCCGCCAGGCCAGCCCCAGCACCGGCAGCGGACCCGCAGAGAGCCTTGGCACCATCTCTGCCAGTCCCGCCCACGCAGACCGCCACCATGACCACGGCACCTGCGCCACCGCCTACCACCACCGCCACACCTCCGCAGCAGACAGCCGCCCTGGAACTGGCCGTTCCCGTCCCGGACTGGCTGAAGCAAGCCAGGCAGAAAGGTGGCCGGCTGAAGCTGTTCGGCACCTGGAAGGGCCAGGCCATCAGTCTGGGCAAAGCGGTGGAGTTTGATGATTTTGTCAAGGTCGTGACTTCCGAGCACGGCTGGGCAGCGGTGAGAAAAAACGGTGAGACCTATGCCGCAACCTGGCCCAATGGGCATTTGCCCCCCTTTCAGACCCAGGACGTGAGCGGCGGCCACCTGATCTCACTGCTGCTGAAAGACAGTGACGGCTTGGGCTACAAAATCCTGTGGCATGGGGAAAGCCTGCGCCGGGATGAGGTGGTCCACCCACAGGCTTACACCTGTCTGCACCCTTACCAGCTCGTCCTCGCCCTCAGCCAGGATGGCCGCATCCTCAAGACCAGTGAATGGGGAGGATCTGGCAAAAAAATACCGCCGTCCGACTTCTTCCGTGGCTTCACCGCCGTAGCCTCCACCCAGGATCACTGTCTCGTCGCCAAGCCTGGCCAGCCGCTTGAAGGCTGGAACATCACCGACGGCAGTCGTACGCGCTTTCCCGCCCGTCTGACGGACGTTGTCGCCATGGATGCGACCAGCCAGTCCGTCATCACGCTGACCCGCAGCGGCAGCCCCTCCGTCTTTTCACTCTCAGACCGGGCCCCCTCAGCCACGGAAACCTCAGTACCTCCAGACCTGGGCCCCATGATCGCAGTGAAAGCCGGCCGCACCATGTATGCCGCCCAGCGCCCGGACGGCACCTGGTGCGCCTGGGGTCACGCTGAAGACCTGATCTCCCAAACCGAGCGCAACGGCCTCATGCTGGATGTGGACTACGATTACCAGCCTGGCATCTCCCGAGTAATGATGTGGATCGAAGCGACTTCAGGATCCGTCCCCTCTGCTGATCCTGCGCCAAAGGTGGCCGCCACCCCCGCTCCCATGACCACCACGCCCCCGGCAGCCATCCCGATAAAGTCCGGCGACAAACCTGCTGAAGATGCCGCCGGGCGTCTGGCCGAACTCGCCATTCAGTTCCAGGCCGCCTATGACCGGGACATTGGCAGCAGTCTCAATATCAACGTGGCTGATCTGGACCGCAAATACCTCGCCGCCGTCCAGCGCGCCCTGGAGTCCGCCAGCGCCGCAGGCGGCCTGGACGAAGCCGTACAGCTCCGCGAGGAAGAAAAGCGCGTCCAGAACAAGGCTGCCCTGCCCTCCTACGACTTCGATACTCTGCCCGCCAGCCTGAAAAACCTGCGCAAGACCTATCGCGAAGCCCTGGCCAGACTCATCCTGGCCAGTAAAATGGACGCCCAGCCTCTCTATGAGCGCTATGATGCAGTCCTGGCCGCCTACCAGACAGAGCTAACCCAGCAACGTCTGTTAGACGATGCCATGAAAGTGCGGACAGTGCGCGAGAAACTGTCCCTGCAGCGGACGCAGAACCCTGAAAAGCAGGCGGCCACCGCCCCCCCCAACCCCAAAGGCACCCAGCTCTTTGACGGCAAAACACTGACCGGCTGGCGCATCGAAGGGGAAAAAAAAGCCTTCAGCGTTGTCGGCGGCCTGCTCAAAGCCAACGGGCAAAAAGCCAGCCTCATCTGCACGGAAGGCCCATGGAAAAACTTCGAGCTTAATTTGAAGGTCATGACCGAGCTTCAGGGGAACAGCGGCGTGTGGATCCACACCCCGAAGAATCCACGCGACATCAGCAAACCCGGCCTGGAGGTGCAGATTTGCAATAACGGGGTGGATTCGCAAAAGACCGGCAGCATCTATTCCGTCCAGCCACAGACCAGACTGCTGGCACGCGACGGCCAGTGGTTTGATCTCAAAATCGTCGTTCAGGAGAAAACCATCCGCGTCTTCATCAACGGCAGGCAGGTCAATGAATGGACCCAGCCCGCTGGCTGGCGTCCGCCACCCAGTGTGCCCACCGCCGAACTGGGCAGCGGCACCATCGGCCTTCAGAGCAATGGCGGACTGACCTGGTTCAAGGACCTTTTCATTCGCCCCCTCTGA
- a CDS encoding MotA/TolQ/ExbB proton channel family protein, with translation MKPLFTDLLAHFYLAAAATADAPGGFARVLDFLSTGGFVMLFIVLCSMASVTVMISAGLRLRDPLVMPASVAAQLRSLPKYAAKGDIRPLQEFLEKDTSMLSKLGALAISGTFSSRQECVDTITARAKEDLHHLERGISVLEVMVTVAPLLGLLGTTAALVGMFSAFGGEAGPDTATIAKEIGVALRCTIAGLFVAVPSVLAHTYFVRRLDNIAVRLESILHETIQTFFAHFEVKHTHEVRTPEPERLR, from the coding sequence ATGAAGCCATTATTTACTGACCTGCTTGCCCACTTTTACCTCGCCGCCGCTGCCACGGCAGATGCCCCTGGTGGCTTCGCCAGGGTTCTGGATTTCCTTTCCACCGGCGGATTTGTCATGCTCTTCATCGTGCTGTGCTCCATGGCCTCCGTCACGGTCATGATCTCCGCCGGACTGCGCTTGAGGGATCCCCTGGTCATGCCCGCCTCCGTCGCGGCTCAGTTACGCAGCCTTCCCAAGTATGCGGCCAAAGGTGACATCAGGCCTTTGCAGGAGTTCTTGGAAAAAGATACGTCCATGCTGTCCAAGCTCGGTGCCCTGGCCATCAGTGGCACCTTTTCCAGCCGCCAGGAATGTGTGGACACCATCACCGCCCGGGCCAAGGAGGACCTGCATCATCTGGAGCGCGGCATCTCCGTGCTGGAGGTCATGGTCACCGTTGCGCCGCTCCTGGGCCTGCTGGGCACCACAGCCGCCCTGGTCGGCATGTTTTCTGCCTTCGGGGGTGAGGCCGGACCGGACACGGCCACCATCGCCAAGGAGATTGGCGTGGCGCTGCGCTGCACCATCGCCGGTCTTTTCGTCGCCGTGCCCTCTGTCCTCGCCCATACTTACTTTGTCCGTCGCCTGGACAACATCGCCGTACGGCTGGAATCCATCCTGCACGAGACCATCCAGACCTTCTTTGCCCATTTTGAAGTCAAGCATACCCACGAGGTACGCACTCCGGAACCCGAACGCCTGCGATGA
- a CDS encoding biopolymer transporter ExbD — MNLRPRRRPVPTIPIVTLIDIMVILLIFFIATTTFNEEKKQVKITLPASKALGEIVPRQEVRKTLTITKTQDLILDGNPVEADTLAAAIVKLKQQNPDVKLELQADTETALGMLMKVWDALREAGYSINDVPARIQSTQ, encoded by the coding sequence ATGAACCTGCGCCCCCGCCGCCGCCCGGTCCCCACCATCCCTATTGTGACCCTGATTGACATCATGGTCATCCTGCTGATTTTCTTCATCGCCACCACCACGTTTAACGAGGAGAAAAAGCAGGTGAAAATCACCCTGCCAGCTTCCAAAGCCCTTGGGGAAATCGTCCCCCGGCAGGAAGTGCGCAAGACCCTCACCATCACCAAAACCCAGGACCTGATCCTGGATGGCAACCCGGTGGAAGCAGACACGCTGGCTGCCGCCATCGTAAAACTGAAGCAGCAGAATCCGGACGTGAAACTGGAGCTTCAGGCCGATACGGAAACTGCCCTCGGCATGCTCATGAAAGTCTGGGATGCGCTGCGGGAGGCCGGGTATTCCATCAACGACGTCCCGGCGCGTATCCAGAGCACCCAGTAA
- the def gene encoding peptide deformylase, with protein MVLPIVRYPDPVLRAKCRPVTDVTEDVRQFSADMIETMKAANGVGLAAPQVARDIQLAVIDVSHNPQCITYLRINGESVDMPAHMPVIFLNPQLELGKDKDVDEEGCLSFPRLRGDIRRSEEIKVTFKTLDGETQTWETDGLLARAFQHEIDHLNGILFIDRLSATAKVGLKRKLSRLMQEWTEDDE; from the coding sequence ATGGTCCTGCCCATCGTCCGTTATCCTGACCCCGTCCTTCGCGCCAAATGCCGTCCTGTCACTGACGTGACGGAGGATGTCCGCCAGTTCTCTGCGGACATGATTGAGACTATGAAAGCCGCCAACGGAGTCGGCCTGGCAGCACCGCAGGTGGCCCGGGACATCCAGCTGGCCGTCATTGACGTCTCCCACAATCCCCAGTGCATCACCTACCTGCGCATCAATGGCGAAAGTGTGGACATGCCCGCACATATGCCGGTGATTTTTCTCAATCCGCAACTGGAACTGGGTAAGGACAAAGATGTGGATGAAGAGGGCTGCCTCAGCTTTCCGCGCCTGCGCGGTGACATCCGCCGGAGCGAGGAGATCAAAGTGACCTTCAAGACCCTGGATGGAGAAACCCAGACATGGGAGACGGACGGTCTCCTGGCCCGTGCTTTCCAGCATGAGATTGACCATCTCAATGGCATCCTCTTTATTGACCGCCTATCCGCCACCGCCAAGGTCGGCCTCAAGCGCAAGCTGAGCCGCCTGATGCAGGAATGGACTGAGGATGACGAGTGA
- a CDS encoding neutral/alkaline non-lysosomal ceramidase N-terminal domain-containing protein: MVTQLCTVMAGGQTVGPAGWKAGAASVDITPDYPVRLSGYGSRTTPHEGVEMRIRAKALALTWENTPPAVILTVDNCGVPATIRAEVLQRLKAAGHAIDDARFSLHSSHTHCAPALPGLLPFLFGNELSGEEQAAINRYAEDLTLRLVKVVKDALDKQEPAKLHWSSGKVSFAMNRRLKNASGYSNSPNPYGPVDHALPVLRVTTADGKLRAIYTSYACHCTTLSINKIHADWAGCAQKELQLRFPDAIAMTAIGCGADQNPYPRREMEHVERHGVELAKEAVRVINEPMKAIRGPITCASREVMLPFDTPHDRTTWEQRAQDKNKWTAQHAKHFLATLDRGEKIPAALPYMIQVWSFNDDLLTINLPGEVVVDYGLRFKKENDPARTWVNSYTNDVPCYIPSQRVWEEGGYEAAGAMVYYGRPNRFASGVEEIIAQAVKELVPTGFVQTKGKK, encoded by the coding sequence ATGGTCACGCAGCTCTGCACGGTAATGGCGGGTGGCCAGACCGTCGGCCCTGCCGGATGGAAAGCCGGTGCCGCCAGTGTGGACATCACTCCGGATTACCCCGTGCGCCTCAGCGGCTACGGCAGCCGCACCACCCCGCATGAAGGCGTGGAAATGCGCATCCGCGCCAAGGCCCTGGCCCTGACCTGGGAAAACACCCCGCCAGCCGTCATCCTGACGGTGGACAACTGCGGTGTGCCCGCCACCATCCGGGCGGAGGTCCTGCAACGGCTCAAAGCCGCCGGACATGCCATTGATGACGCGCGCTTCTCCCTGCACTCCAGCCACACTCATTGTGCGCCGGCTCTGCCGGGCCTGCTGCCATTTTTGTTTGGTAATGAGCTGTCCGGGGAGGAACAGGCAGCCATCAACCGCTATGCGGAAGACCTCACGCTACGTCTTGTGAAGGTAGTCAAAGACGCTCTGGACAAGCAGGAGCCCGCGAAACTTCATTGGTCCAGCGGCAAAGTCTCCTTTGCCATGAACCGGCGTTTAAAAAATGCCAGCGGCTACAGCAACAGCCCCAACCCCTATGGCCCTGTGGACCACGCCCTGCCCGTCTTGCGGGTCACCACGGCCGATGGCAAACTGCGCGCCATCTACACCAGCTATGCCTGCCACTGCACCACCCTCTCCATCAATAAAATCCATGCTGACTGGGCAGGCTGCGCCCAAAAAGAGCTGCAACTCCGTTTTCCAGACGCCATCGCCATGACCGCCATCGGCTGCGGGGCGGATCAAAACCCCTATCCCCGGCGTGAAATGGAGCATGTTGAACGGCATGGTGTGGAACTGGCCAAGGAGGCCGTGAGGGTCATCAACGAGCCGATGAAAGCCATCCGCGGCCCCATCACCTGCGCCAGCCGTGAGGTCATGCTGCCCTTTGACACCCCCCATGACCGCACGACGTGGGAGCAGCGCGCCCAGGATAAAAACAAATGGACCGCCCAGCACGCCAAACACTTTTTGGCCACCCTGGACCGGGGCGAAAAAATCCCCGCCGCCCTCCCCTACATGATTCAAGTCTGGTCCTTTAATGACGACCTGCTGACCATCAACCTGCCCGGTGAGGTGGTGGTGGATTATGGCCTCCGTTTCAAAAAAGAGAACGATCCCGCACGCACCTGGGTCAATTCCTATACCAACGACGTGCCCTGCTACATTCCCTCCCAGCGCGTCTGGGAAGAAGGCGGCTACGAAGCCGCCGGTGCCATGGTCTATTACGGCCGCCCCAACCGCTTCGCCTCCGGCGTGGAAGAAATCATCGCCCAGGCCGTGAAAGAGCTGGTGCCGACGGGCTTTGTGCAGACGAAAGGGAAAAAATGA
- a CDS encoding pectate lyase, with protein sequence MKSRSFTTNFAALAALAYAALTPVAAEASPPADWKTPPGWTQTRGGEGGKTVLVTTLSAKGPGSLRAALETDGARVVEFSIAGTINLEGRSLKASHPHLTIAGETAPSPGITLVNGGLGISTHDVIVRHLRIRPGAGNRAKKSGWEVDGLATNAAHDVIVDHCSITWSTDENLSASGPRFEGKTPEEWRKNTSHRITFSHCLIGEGLHDSTHSKGPHSKGSLIHDNTSDIAIIGNLYISNHDRNPLFKGGARGVIVNNLIHNPGRRIISYGLSPGEWGTHEWQRGSMTIIGNVARCGPSTDRQVAFLNASGPCDVHLADNLYFNAEGEPLPVAVKTASKPLHNVRMSDTPPNWPPSLTARPAEKTAEWVLANAGARAWERDKTDQRLIEEARTGGGKIIHFESEVSD encoded by the coding sequence ATGAAATCCCGCTCCTTCACGACCAACTTTGCAGCACTTGCCGCACTGGCATATGCAGCCCTCACGCCTGTGGCTGCCGAGGCATCACCACCGGCAGACTGGAAAACACCGCCCGGCTGGACGCAGACTCGTGGTGGAGAAGGCGGAAAAACGGTTCTCGTAACCACCCTCTCAGCCAAGGGCCCAGGATCCCTGAGGGCAGCCCTGGAGACCGATGGGGCAAGAGTCGTGGAATTCAGCATCGCTGGTACCATCAACCTGGAAGGCCGCTCCCTGAAAGCCTCCCACCCGCACCTGACCATCGCCGGAGAAACCGCCCCCTCCCCGGGCATCACGCTGGTGAACGGCGGGCTGGGCATCAGCACGCATGATGTCATTGTGCGCCATCTGCGCATCCGCCCCGGTGCGGGCAACCGGGCCAAAAAGAGCGGCTGGGAAGTGGATGGCCTGGCCACCAATGCCGCCCATGATGTGATCGTGGACCACTGCTCCATCACCTGGTCAACGGATGAAAACCTCAGCGCCTCCGGCCCCCGCTTTGAGGGCAAAACCCCCGAGGAATGGAGAAAGAACACATCCCACCGCATCACCTTCAGCCACTGCCTCATTGGTGAGGGTCTTCACGATTCCACCCACTCCAAAGGCCCCCATTCCAAAGGCTCCCTCATCCACGACAACACCTCTGACATCGCCATCATCGGCAACCTCTACATCAGCAATCACGACCGGAACCCGCTCTTCAAAGGCGGTGCCAGGGGCGTGATCGTCAACAACCTCATCCACAATCCCGGCAGGCGGATCATATCATATGGACTCAGCCCCGGCGAATGGGGCACCCATGAATGGCAGCGGGGCAGCATGACCATCATCGGCAACGTGGCCCGCTGCGGCCCCAGCACGGACAGACAGGTCGCATTCCTCAATGCCAGCGGCCCCTGCGATGTCCACCTCGCCGACAACCTTTACTTCAATGCCGAAGGTGAGCCCCTTCCTGTCGCAGTGAAAACCGCATCCAAGCCCCTCCACAATGTACGCATGTCTGACACTCCCCCAAACTGGCCTCCGTCACTGACGGCCCGGCCTGCGGAAAAGACGGCCGAATGGGTGCTGGCCAATGCCGGAGCCCGCGCCTGGGAGCGGGATAAAACAGACCAGCGCCTCATTGAAGAAGCCCGCACTGGCGGAGGCAAGATCATCCACTTTGAATCCGAAGTCAGCGATTGA
- a CDS encoding homoserine dehydrogenase, translated as MTVSTPPRTIYIGLAGLGNVGAGVYKNLQQNGDLILQRTGADIQVKRVIVRDPSRPREVPVPAEMLGTDWRELIEDPDIQVVVELIGGTTTAYDLVCAALRAKKIVVTGNKALLAERGQELFALAEECGVPIYFEAAVAGGIPIIQVLQEGLVGNRILSIHGIINGTCNYILTRMSQAGLSYEDALNEAQEKGYAEADPTLDVSGWDAAHKAIILASLSYGFWIPTSCVHVEGVDKIDIQDFKFAKRLGYTIKLLSVIRADKDGLVEVRTQPTLVPLSHVLANVSGSFNALLVNGDIVGETLFYGRGAGQDPTSSSVISDLCEAAAVLVYGARHSGFVPHGLYGKSKPIEDTVSHYYMRLTVDDVPGVLAQVATLLGQRNIGISSMIQPEDLEDTSGSTSLVLMLHDALLSDMLQALDALRALDCVRGQPSWMRVETLQG; from the coding sequence ATGACCGTCTCCACTCCTCCCCGTACCATTTACATCGGCCTTGCAGGATTAGGAAATGTGGGCGCCGGGGTGTATAAAAATCTGCAGCAGAACGGGGATCTGATCCTGCAGCGCACCGGGGCGGACATTCAGGTGAAGCGCGTCATCGTGCGCGATCCCAGCCGCCCACGTGAGGTGCCGGTGCCTGCGGAGATGCTGGGTACGGACTGGCGGGAGCTGATCGAGGACCCAGATATCCAGGTCGTTGTGGAGCTGATCGGTGGCACCACCACGGCGTATGACCTCGTTTGCGCTGCCCTGCGGGCGAAAAAGATTGTCGTGACCGGCAACAAGGCGCTGCTGGCGGAACGCGGCCAGGAGCTCTTCGCCCTGGCGGAAGAATGCGGCGTGCCGATCTATTTTGAGGCAGCAGTGGCCGGCGGCATCCCCATCATCCAGGTGTTGCAAGAGGGCTTGGTGGGGAACCGCATCCTCTCCATTCACGGCATCATCAACGGCACCTGCAATTACATCCTCACCCGCATGTCGCAGGCGGGGCTGAGTTACGAAGATGCACTGAATGAGGCCCAGGAAAAAGGCTATGCCGAGGCCGACCCCACCCTGGACGTGAGCGGCTGGGATGCGGCGCACAAGGCGATCATTCTGGCTTCCTTGAGCTATGGGTTCTGGATCCCCACCTCCTGCGTACATGTGGAAGGGGTGGACAAGATTGACATCCAGGACTTCAAGTTTGCCAAGCGGCTGGGGTATACCATCAAGTTGCTGTCTGTTATCCGTGCGGACAAGGACGGCCTGGTGGAGGTGCGCACCCAGCCCACCCTGGTCCCGCTTTCCCATGTGCTGGCTAATGTCAGCGGCAGCTTCAATGCCCTGCTGGTGAACGGGGACATCGTGGGCGAGACGCTCTTTTACGGACGTGGCGCCGGGCAGGATCCGACCAGCAGTAGCGTCATCAGTGATCTGTGCGAAGCGGCTGCGGTGCTTGTTTATGGTGCCCGGCACAGCGGCTTTGTGCCGCATGGACTTTATGGAAAGAGCAAGCCCATTGAGGATACCGTCTCCCATTACTACATGCGCCTGACCGTGGACGATGTGCCGGGCGTGCTGGCCCAGGTGGCCACACTGCTGGGGCAGCGTAACATCGGCATCTCCTCCATGATCCAGCCGGAGGACCTGGAGGACACCAGCGGCAGCACCAGCCTGGTGCTGATGCTGCACGATGCCCTCCTCAGCGACATGCTCCAGGCCCTGGATGCCCTGCGCGCCCTGGACTGCGTGCGCGGCCAGCCGAGCTGGATGCGGGTGGAGACGTTGCAGGGGTGA